In Rutidosis leptorrhynchoides isolate AG116_Rl617_1_P2 chromosome 6, CSIRO_AGI_Rlap_v1, whole genome shotgun sequence, the DNA window atacatttgataagttCCTAATTTGTATGTCGTAAACCTACTCATAAACCTAgtaatttaataattcaaaaagaTTAGAAAATCGCTTTATGTATTTCTTTCAACAAAATCACGCAAAGTCACAACTCCTTTGCTGCAATTTTAAAAAATCAACATACTCGCTTATATTTACTTCAACACAATTAGCCACAAACACGTCggcattgtttttttttttttttttttttttttttttttttttttttccgatcaCGTTGTTGTAAATTCATTTCGTTCTCATTTCATTATTGGATTCAACTTCTTATACCTAATTGATCGATCGAAGATTCACTCGATCGATTGATTGACTCTTCAATCGGTTAATTTGAATCGGAATTACATAACTGTGTGTGCGAATAGTATATTAAGAAGAACTGGAGTCCGTACAAGAGAACTTTCATCAGTCCGTGAAGCAACCGTCAGCCGCCGCAACCGGAAACGGACAGATCCGGTACCGATCTCCTTCCGCTGCCGAGCTTCTAGAAGGTCAAGTATTCTCTACGCCACCACCACCAACGGCGGCGGCAGATCAAATCGACAAAATGCTTAAACGAAATCGTCAATCACAGTATAATGAATCCGTTTCTGATAAAGTTCATCGTTATCGCGCTGTTATTATGGTTATCTCTATACCTCTTGTGTTAATATCGTTCGTTTTGTTTCTTATGCCATCTGTTCGGTCTCCAAACGACGGCGTTTGGCCTGGATATCGAAGGTCTGCTCCTATTTATCATGTGTTGCAGTCGGATCCGGCATCAAATCGGTATGCCGTTATATTTGATGCTGGTAGTTCAGGCAGTAGAGTTCATGTTTTCTGTTTCGATAAGAATTTGGATCTCGTACACATTGGCAATGAGCTTGAGCTTTTTGAACAGGTAATGTAAATTGGTGCAGCATTATTTCAGACTTATCTGTTAATATATGTGCATTTCGTATTAGTAAATTGTAGTTTAGCTTAGAAATTGAAATAGATACTGTAGTATTAATGTACTACTGTTCTTATATAGATGATGTACATAGAATCATTTATAGAGGCAGCAGATATGCTACATTTTTAATAGATGAAATGTTCAATAGTTGATAAGTAGAATCTGATCCTTGTGTGTGTGTCAATGTCTACATGTTAGGAAAAATGACGTTTAAACCCCAATTTATGCGCACACTAAACAATCTCAAACAAAGATATGCGCAATGCACGACTAAACTTACTACATAGAGAGTTGTTATTGATTTCTATCTTGATACAAGTTCATTAGGGTTGTATATATGGAGAACGGAGTAGTTTTTTTAATCTAATACAATGACTTGCTCTCAGAGGAGACTGCCAGCTGAGGCGGTGACCTGGCCATCTATATAATCTCTAGAGTCTAGAATCTTCAGACTCCAAAATTCAACACTATGAATGTACATTAACTAGCGGTTCGGTCTCTTTAATGCTTTACATAGACGGTCAACTAGGTTCAAAGCTAACTAGTTTTAAATGCATATGGGAGCTTCTAGCCTAAAAAACAAAGAAATGTGCTTTTTGTATATTCAAATAGTTTTTTGTAGCTTTGAGGAATATGTTTGGATTATAAAGATTTCAAATGTTTCCTTAAGTTGTTATTGGTATTCTGATTTTTCTGCTATTGGAACTTCTGAGTTTCTAATTGTTGTTATTATAGTTGAAACCAGGGTTGAGTGCACATGCAGCCGACCCAAAAGAGGCTGCACATTCTCTTCTACCTCTATTAGAGAAAGCAGAAAAGGTTGTTCCAAAAGTTATGCGTCAAAACACACCAGTCAAAGTTGGGGTTAGTGATTTTTATTGCTAAATCTTGATGACACTTGTATAATTTATTGGGGCTGTATGCTTAAGTAATACTGAATGATATTAAATTATTTATTTGCAGGCAACTGCTGGTTTGAGACAGTTGGGAATTGATGCATCTGAAAGAATTTTGCAAGCTGTAAATATTACCCTTCAGCGAACCTTTTTATTACTCTTTATGTTTACTCTTTCTGTTTGACGAATTTTTATAATGTATGTGTATATAGGTGAAAGATTTTCTAAAAGTGAAGAGCAGCCTTAAGTCTAATGATGATTGGGTAACTGTTTTGGATGGAACTCAAGAAGGTGCTTATCAATGGGTAAGCAGCTTAGTTCTTACATCCTCATGGTTCTGTATATGTGTATATTTAGGTTTGTGATACACCATGTTTCTCATCACATCTTTTCATACTTTgtttttaatgttttttttttttctttctctattTACTATCTATAGGTGACCATAAATTATCTGTTAAACAAACTAGGCAAGAAATATTCACAAACAGTTGGAGTAGTCGATCTAGGTGGTGGGTCAGTACAAATGGCATATGCTATTTCAGAGGCAGATGCTGCAAAGGCTCCAAGGATAACAAGTGGAGAAGATACATATGTTAATGAGATGTTTCTCATGGGAACTAAATATTACCTTTACGTTCACAGGTTTCTCTCTTTCTAGGTATCGATGGTTATCAATTATCTCAACTTTGAATTAATTTCCTAGGATCGTTTTGCAGTTACTTGAAGTATGGATTATTAGCAGCTCGAGCTGAGATCTTGAAAGTCACAAAAGATTCTGAAAGTCCATGCATTTTAACTGGCTACGATGGTACGCGGTCACTGTCCATGTAACTAACGTTGTTAGAAATGCAAAATGTATTCCAGAAACATAGTGTGATATGCAAATAATAAATGCTGTTTATATAACTAGGGGTTTATACATATGGAGGAACTGAATACAGGGCGACAGCTTCACGTTCGGgttcaagcatgaataaatgtagggAAGAAGCACTAAAGGCGCTTAAAGTCAACGGGTCAACTTGTACACACATGAAATGCACTTTTGGAGGGGTATGGAATGGTGGTGGAGGTGATGGTCAAAAGAATCTCTTTGTGGCTTCTTTCTTCTTCGATCGGGCTGCTgaggtattataattataatttatcttTTAAAATCCATTCGAGAAAATTGTGTCATGCATATATCAACTAATGATCTCCCGATGTAGgctggttttgttgatccaaagagCCATGTTGCTAAAGTTCGTCCAATTGATTTCCAGGAGGCCGCTCAACGTGCTTGTCAAACAACACTAGAGGATGCCAAATCTAAGTATCCTGATGTTGAACCCGCTAACCTACCATACTTGTGCATGGATCTCGTATACCAGTACACATTGCTTGTAGATGGATTTGGTAAGTTGTACCAACATGCCGAGTGAATACATTTAGACTTTCAATCTATTTTACTAGTTTCTTCTTTAAGTTAAATCTGTTAGCTTAACCAATTTGATGTGTTAAACATAAAACTTAAACTGAATCTAACGATTAAAATTGCCATCCTTAATGAATACGGTCATTTGTTGTGAATGGTAAAAGGAGGAAAACATAAAGATACATACATGAGTGAATTAAACTAAGGAAAATATCTAATTGCTTGTATTCCTGTTGAACAGACCTGCAACCCCAGCAACAGATTACACTTGTGAAAAAAGTTAAGTACCAAAACTCATTGGTTGAAGCTGCTTGGCCGTTGGGGAGTGCAATTGAAGCGGTGTCAGCAATCAACTAACTGCTTCTACTACATTATCAATTGTAGGATGTATGAAGCTGGTGACCTATGGGATGTCGCCAGATCAGCGGGTCGGTAAATGTTGAGGTTCTCGGAAAATATTCTTTACACTATCAGTAGCTATTAATTTTGAGTTTCTGACTCTTGGTACAAGATTGGAAACCTAATTTTGATTTATTTTTGATATATTAAGCACAGTAAAACATAAGTAGGATCCATTGTGCTGGTAATTTGGTATATAGCTATAATTGTATCTGTGGATTCTATTTGGTAAAAGATTGGTCCAAATGAGTATTTGCGTTCACCTGCAGCGTCTGTATATGGTTTAAGATATGTATCTAAAGTCTAAAACTAAACTTACTCCATTCATGACAACATCAATTATACATTCTCTCTCTGAATTTAAACCTATACTTATATCACATTAGCAAACCATATTTTTAGGCCTAGTTTAAAGTTTATTACTGTATTAGTTTATGTCTCCGTATCACATTTCAACATGACTAAATTGTGAAGGCTACAGATGCCGTATTCCATAAGGCTACAGCATGAGCTACACCGCACCAACTCAACTGAACATCTACTATCAGCTTCTAGCATTATACCCAAAATTAACCCATAAAATCAGAGGCAGCAGCATACATTTTTACATACATATATCGGAACCCAAACATAATAACCATATACAGTACACAGTTTCAATATGGTTTCCTGATAGATATTTCAAGACTACGAAGATTCACCACTCGAAGAAGAAAGCAACAATTTTTTCCATTAATGTCAAACTATCATGAATCCAAAAAAAGTACAACCTTTAACCTTACACAGCAAACACAAAACCAAATATCACCACTTCATCAGTTCCTTCCAAGTGGCAAAGACCTGCAAGAATACGTTTCCTTAAAATCCGATTTCCTCGAAGATATAAAGATTGACGCATAGACTTCCTTATTCGCATTCGCAGGTGCAATATCACCCGCCTTAAACCGCTTCCCTTCACTTTTCCCATTATCCTTTCCTTTACCATTCGTTTCAATCTTTCCCGACACCTTCTCGGGTCCCTTCAACTCCATACCACGTTTTGACCCGCTCACTTTAACCTCATCACTCAAATTACTGACCCCACCATCAACACCAAAACCATTTTTAACTTtcttcacctttttctctctcaATTTCGCTTTCTCAGCTTTCTCAATCTCCATTCTCTCACGTAACGCAATCACTTCCTCTTCGTTCCCATTAATCACAATCTTATCCGACTCAACAAACTCTTTACGACAAACATGACAACTAGACGATTTCACTTCCTTCAAAGCCTTAACACTCAACACATGCCCACAGCTTTTCAATGCATAAAACTTATACTTCCCATTAAACTCCAACCCCGTAATCGGACACTGAAACTTCACATCCGAATCCGAACCTTCTCCCTGTATCGATTCAAGCTCAACTGCAATCATATCCTTCAAACCCTTAATATGCGAAAAGGCTTTCGGTAATTTCTTTGTCAACAACGCTTCAACTAACGCCTGTTTGTTAAACAAATTCCCTAAATTATCAATCACTATCGGATGCTTCAACGGCTCATTCGACAAAGCGCAATTTAACCATTTCGATAACCGTTGTTCGTTCGGATCAACTTTATCAGGTTTCCTCTCAGCATACATGCTGAGATAACAGTCACGTGACTCTGCACACGTAGATCCGCCATCACCTCCGCCACCGGAGATGCGAAAATTAAGGTTCAACGTGGCTAAATTTGTGATTCCGGTGGATTCAACGGTGCCGGAATCGGAGAGAGGGCGGCCGTTGAATGTGAGGAAACTTGAGGATGCTAGGGTTTGATGAATTGGATCAATTTGAGAAAGAAATGATTGTTTGAGATTGTGGATTGTGGAATTGGGGGTTAGGGTTAGGGCACGAATTGGGATTTTGAGATCTGGTGCTTGAATGAATATTTGTAAATTGTGGTAATTGGAATTCATGATGTATGTAATTACCCCGAATCGATGATAATTTCAGATTACGAATCCAAAACTGATAAATTGAATGAAGAGTTTAAGAACTAACCTGAGTACCTGACAATATATGGGCCTTCACGTAAATTGATCACAATTGCTCAGTTTATAGTTTATACGAACGTAGTAGATAGATAGATATTGATTTCTTATTTTTTTATAAACCGACATAACAGGCAAGAGGAATAATTTTCACACGTACCCCTTATACTACCTAAGATTTTCAAAATAACTCCGCATGACCTTTTTAACCATAAAGAATTAATTTCGGTTGCACCAATTGCCCAAAAAGATAATACTGGGGGGTGGTGGTGAAGTTGTAAGACCTTTACATTCTAACGTGAAGATTAAGGATTCAATTCTATacaattacaaagttattttctcTCAATACTACGAAGGTTCACCTACAATCATTCGGGGTTGTTCGTAAAGCGGGTAGTCGCCCTAGAATTAAtcagtttaaaataaaaatattgaatacccaaattaataaaaaaaaaaaaaattcccgaAAATACCAAATTTTACTTCTAAGTGACTCAATACCCAAACCTCCTTCCCATAAGGTAATAGATGTGTCTCAACCCAAGACATTAAAATCTCAAACCCATCCACCAAAAAAATGATCATCTCACACTCTCCTATAATTTTATCACACATGGCGAGACACGGAAGAGAGAAGTAGTACAAAGAGATACTATTGAGAACCGGCTTAAGAAGAACTAGACGTCCTTAATAACGAACACACTTTCAAATCCGAGAAGTTATTTCTAAATTTTCTATAATCGGGCTTCAATCTCCAATCTTATTCATTTCCTCACAAATAGGTAAGCCATGGTAAATGAACCGGAGTTTACTTGACTACTTGATTTCTTGATTGCTTAACGCTAATTATTAGGTAAAATGAATATTATTCAAGTCTCCACGACTTCCTCCAAGTTTTTAAATTCCCAACCAAAGTCGGATGCAATGTGCCCATGCATTTTATCAAACATCCGACATGTGTTTGCATTTCTTTCTTTTAAGCAACTCATATTTATGCTCATATAAATATTACGTTACTCTGCTACTTAAAAAAATGGGGTGTACAATTTAAAAtgatgaatttaaaaataaaatttttccTACCTAACAGTTATTACAATAATGCTTTTACATATCTTGAGGTTCTGTTTTTTGGGCTTCTTCTCTCTCATGGTCAATGACGTTTTTGGCGGGAGATTTTCAAACGCCAATTTTGCCCTAATTTGAGTGTTCTCGTTCGATTTCTTTCAATTTTTCTTCGTTTTTCTGTTAAATCACTGTTAAAACACTTCCATTACACCTAATCGAAAGCAATCATATCCTTGATCTGTGTTTTTAAGGCAATCATGTCAACAAAACGTAGATCTTCGAGGAGAAAAGTCAAAATTCCGATCAAATTCTCAAATACAGTTCATAACATGAAAGAGAAGGATGTCGTTAGTGTAAATAATAGTGTAAGTGATGAAGCTGAACATATGGATGAAGTATTGAATGATTGTTCGAACAAAGGTGAGGAAATGAGATCGGTTAGTGCTACTCAGAAGAATTATTCTCACAGCAATGATCAATTTCCACCGCTAGGTAATATAGATATTAATTGTGTTTCTCCTGCTCATAACAATGTGAATAATATAGATGTTGATATTGTGGTTGAATCTCCTGCATATATGGAAAATCCAGTGAAGAATGATTTTGTTAAGGTGAATTCAGTTGTAAATGTGAATAAGGAAAAGAATACATATGCTAAAATGGCTAATGATAGTTTGGATAAGAAATTGAGCTATATTCCTCTTACTATTGATAGTGATGGTAATGAAATTGTTGTGTTTGATGAGGAGTTTGTGACATAAAGTTGTATGAAATGGAACACAACTGCCTATGGCTATGTAATTGGGGGTAACATGCCTTATGGCATGCTTAATTACAAT includes these proteins:
- the LOC139852698 gene encoding apyrase 2-like, encoding MLKRNRQSQYNESVSDKVHRYRAVIMVISIPLVLISFVLFLMPSVRSPNDGVWPGYRRSAPIYHVLQSDPASNRYAVIFDAGSSGSRVHVFCFDKNLDLVHIGNELELFEQLKPGLSAHAADPKEAAHSLLPLLEKAEKVVPKVMRQNTPVKVGATAGLRQLGIDASERILQAVKDFLKVKSSLKSNDDWVTVLDGTQEGAYQWVTINYLLNKLGKKYSQTVGVVDLGGGSVQMAYAISEADAAKAPRITSGEDTYVNEMFLMGTKYYLYVHSYLKYGLLAARAEILKVTKDSESPCILTGYDGVYTYGGTEYRATASRSGSSMNKCREEALKALKVNGSTCTHMKCTFGGVWNGGGGDGQKNLFVASFFFDRAAEAGFVDPKSHVAKVRPIDFQEAAQRACQTTLEDAKSKYPDVEPANLPYLCMDLVYQYTLLVDGFGKLYQHAE
- the LOC139854451 gene encoding uncharacterized protein is translated as MNSNYHNLQIFIQAPDLKIPIRALTLTPNSTIHNLKQSFLSQIDPIHQTLASSSFLTFNGRPLSDSGTVESTGITNLATLNLNFRISGGGGDGGSTCAESRDCYLSMYAERKPDKVDPNEQRLSKWLNCALSNEPLKHPIVIDNLGNLFNKQALVEALLTKKLPKAFSHIKGLKDMIAVELESIQGEGSDSDVKFQCPITGLEFNGKYKFYALKSCGHVLSVKALKEVKSSSCHVCRKEFVESDKIVINGNEEEVIALRERMEIEKAEKAKLREKKVKKVKNGFGVDGGVSNLSDEVKVSGSKRGMELKGPEKVSGKIETNGKGKDNGKSEGKRFKAGDIAPANANKEVYASIFISSRKSDFKETYSCRSLPLGRN